The Etheostoma cragini isolate CJK2018 chromosome 10, CSU_Ecrag_1.0, whole genome shotgun sequence nucleotide sequence GGCCACAGAGATTAGTCCCGGGGGTCTAGCCTAGCCTATTTATAGGTCCGGGCCTCTCTCAGCGACCTGTCATATGGCATGGAGGCGAAGAAAGAGTTCCGGAGCTGGCAGTTGATGAAGAACACAATCAGCAACACCAACAGGAAGAGCAGTAGGCACATGACTATGTAGGTGATCAGGTCCGGTTTGTGGAGCTCGCCCTCCCGGAGCACTCCTGCCCCCCCTCGCCCCGCGGTGGGTCTCAGAAGAGCGGCCACGCTCACAGAACCGCCGTGCGAGGCGTTCAGGGAGGAAGGCGCGTgcgtggaggagtgggccatgAGCACCTGGTCGAAGTCTGGGGTGTCGGTGGAGTTGAGGAGGATCTGCCGTAGCATGGCGCCCCGCTTGCTCACCGGCTGCGTTGGTCGGCTGGAGGATGAAAAGACACGGAGAAGGTTATGTAAGCCTACTGACCCCGTGCTTGTTCGGTCTGGGGGTCCTATCTCTGATGCTCCGATTAAGTAGAATGTAGCGGTTCCTGTGTCACACATTTGAAAACAGCGTCATCATATTTCCTGTAAAATAGCCTAGGTTACCTTGATGTCAGACTAGGTAGCCTAACTGATAAACACCCAATGACACAGATCTATAGTACCGTACAGATCAGGTCCCAATGATGGCATAAGTGATAGCCTAATGA carries:
- the LOC117952170 gene encoding small integral membrane protein 32-like isoform X2, whose product is MRSRDFVFSSSPAEVFAAQTKPVSKRGAMLRQILLNSTDTPDFDQVLMAHSSTHAPSSLNASHGGSVSVAALLRPTAGRGGAGVLREGELHKPDLITYIVMCLLLFLLVLLIVFFINCQLRNSFFASMPYDRSLREARTYK
- the LOC117952170 gene encoding uncharacterized protein LOC117952170 isoform X1 gives rise to the protein MVVCGRRFPAIELLHNVSTAELERTEPGTLRNAEPGFCLFQLTCGSLRSPNQRTATFYLIGASEIGPPDRTSTGSVGLHNLLRVFSSSSRPTQPVSKRGAMLRQILLNSTDTPDFDQVLMAHSSTHAPSSLNASHGGSVSVAALLRPTAGRGGAGVLREGELHKPDLITYIVMCLLLFLLVLLIVFFINCQLRNSFFASMPYDRSLREARTYK